From the Scatophagus argus isolate fScaArg1 chromosome 21, fScaArg1.pri, whole genome shotgun sequence genome, one window contains:
- the eef2k gene encoding eukaryotic elongation factor 2 kinase isoform X4: MEDDLMFSMEEEEEEGSAKRPPVRRRVNSQRASSFSDANASDDDDEDHFICPILDDSAKEICHYLKDLVHNRQLSNSLPKTNFVFKETWKHAIEKAKAMPDPWAQFHLEDIKTETCVRYRYNAITGEWAQDQVHIKMASQPFGKGAMRECFRTKKLSNFSHSSNWKSASNYVAKRYMETVDRNVYFEDVRLQMEAKLWGEEYSRHRPPKQVDIMQMCVVEMTDRPGKPLFHLEHYIEGKYIKYNSNSGFVRDDNIRLTPQAFSHFTFERSGHQLIVVDIQGVGDLYTDPQIHTEKGTDFGDGNLGVRGMALFFHSHLCNKICKSMGLTPFDLSPAERSQLDSTNKLLKSAQTVLRGCEEPCGSPRVRTMSGSRAPPLLSRLSETSSADESMSDVDSVPCSPLILPCSPLAAPGSVGKSSVALYFTGMNEHERLHNNNTGEQKESESGGDSGYPSERRSEGDPNDHVDGRKMVAPPRVSANLNSYNPDSEWLTEEKWSFYHSSRAHVHRPSCVATEVERLSTLLQKKIGQSILGKVHLAMVRYHEAGRFCEKDEQWDQDSALFHLERAALCGELEAIVALGQCYLQLPHHILPDMELEDNAGNRMKGFKYLLQAAEAGDRSSMIIVARAFDNGVDLPADRKQNWGEAIHWYDSALNMTDYDEGGEFDGTQDEPRYLLLAREAEMYQEGGHNLTADPQRAGDLFTEAAEAAMAAMKGRLANQYYMKAEEAWALMEE, translated from the exons ATGGAGGACGACCTGATGTTcagcatggaggaggaggaggaggagggcagcgCCAAGAGGCCCCCTGTCCGACGCAGGGTCAACAGTCAGCGGGCCTCTTCCTTCAGTGATGCCAATGCCAGTGACGACGATGACGAGGACCACTTCATCTGCCCAATCCTGGACGACTCTGCCAAAGAAATCTGTCACTACCTGAAGGATCTGGTTCACAACCGGCAGCTGTCAAACTCTCTTCCTAAAACCAACTTTGTGTTCAAG GAAACGTGGAAACATGCGATCGAAAAGGCAAAGGCCATGCCCGACCCCTGGGCACAGTTTCATCTGGAGGACATCAAGACTGAAACCTGCGTTCGTTACAG GTACAATGCCATCACAGGAGAGTGGGCTCAGGACCAGGTCCACATCAAGATGGCCTCCCAG CCGTTTGGAAAAGGGGCCATGAGGGAGTGCTTCAGAAC GAAGAAGTTGTCGAATTTCTCACACAGCAGCAACTGGAAGTCGGCATCTAATTATGTGGCAAAGCGTTACATGGAGACGGTGGACAGAAATGTTTACTTTGAGGACGTCAGGCTGCAGATGGAGGCCAAACTCTGGGGAGAGGAGTACAGCCGCCACCGACCTCCCAAGCAG GTGGACATCATGCAGATGTGTGTGGTGGAGATGACAGACAGACCGGGTAAACCTCTCTTCCACCTGGAACATTACATCGAGGGCAAGTACATCAAATACAACTCCAACTCTGGCTTTGTGAGGGACGACAACATCCGACTGACTCCACAG GCCTTCAGTCACTTCACTTTTGAGCGATCGGGCCACCAGCTGATCGTGGTGGACATTCAAGGAGTCGGTGATCTCTACACCGACCCTCAGATCCACACGGAGAAGGGGACTGACTTTGGAGATGGAAATCTGG GTGTGCGAGGCATGGCGCTGTTCTTCCACTCCCACCTGTGTAACAAGATCTGCAAGAGCATGGGCCTGACGCCTTTTGACCTTTCCCCTGCGGAGAGGTCCCAGCTGGACTCCACCAACAAACTGCTt AAGTCGGCCCAGACGGTGCTGAGAGGCTGCGAGGAGCCCTGCGGTTCTCCTCGTGTTCGGACCATGTCAGGAAGCCGGGCGCCTCCGCTGTTATCCCGCCTGTCTGAGACGTCGTCTGCAGACGAGAGCATGAGCGACGTGGACTCGGTCCCCTGCTCCCCTCTCATCCTCCCCTGCTCCCCCCTGGCTGCACCTGGATCTGTGGGCAAGTCTTCCGTCG CCTTATATTTTACTGGGATGAATGAACATGAAAGACTCCACAATAACAACACTGGTGAACAAAAG GAATCTGAGAGCGGCGGAGACAGCGGCTACCCCAGCGAGAGGAGGAGTGAAGGCGACCCGAATGACCACGTAGACGGG AGGAAGATGGTAGCTCCTCCAAGAGTCTCTGCAAATTTAAATTCATACAATCCTGACAGCGAATGG CTGACGGAGGAGAAGTGGAGCTTCTACCATTCGTCTCGCGCTCACGTCCACCGTCCTTCCTGCGTGGCCACTGAGGTGGAGAGACTCAGCACTCTGCTGCAGAAGAAGATTGGCCAGTCAATCCTCGGAAAG GTCCACCTGGCGATGGTGCGGTACCATGAGGCGGGTCGGTTCTGCGAGAAGGACGAGCAGTGGGATCAGGACTCGGCCCTGTTCCACCTGGAGAGGGCTGCGCTGTGTGGAGAGCTGGAGGCCATCGTAGCCTTGGGACAGTGCTATCTGCAGCTGCCTCACCACATACTGCCGGACATGGAGCTGGAG GATAATGCAGGAAACCGGATGAAAGGTTTTAAGTatctgctgcaggctgctgaggcTGGCGACAGATCGTCTATGATCATAGTGGCCAGAGCCTTTGATAATGGGGTCGATCTGCCAGCTGATAG AAAGCAGAACTGGGGGGAAGCAATTCACTGGTACGACAGTGCGTTGAACATGACAGACTATGACGAAGGTGGAGAGTTCGATGGGACGCAGGATGAACCTCGGTACCTGCTGCTGgccagagaggcagagatgtaCCAAGAGGGAGGCCACAACCTCACCGCTGACCCTCAGAGAGCAG GTGATCTGtttacagaagcagcagaagctgCCATGGCAGCCATGAAGGGTCGACTGGCTAACCAGTACTACATGAAAGCTGAAGAAGCCTGGGCGCTGATGGAGGAGTAA
- the eef2k gene encoding eukaryotic elongation factor 2 kinase isoform X3, with product MEDDLMFSMEEEEEEGSAKRPPVRRRVNSQRASSFSDANASDDDDEDHFICPILDDSAKEICHYLKDLVHNRQLSNSLPKTNFVFKNETEAEPRSYRVLSESARETWKHAIEKAKAMPDPWAQFHLEDIKTETCVRYRYNAITGEWAQDQVHIKMASQPFGKGAMRECFRTKKLSNFSHSSNWKSASNYVAKRYMETVDRNVYFEDVRLQMEAKLWGEEYSRHRPPKQVDIMQMCVVEMTDRPGKPLFHLEHYIEGKYIKYNSNSGFVRDDNIRLTPQAFSHFTFERSGHQLIVVDIQGVGDLYTDPQIHTEKGTDFGDGNLGVRGMALFFHSHLCNKICKSMGLTPFDLSPAERSQLDSTNKLLKSAQTVLRGCEEPCGSPRVRTMSGSRAPPLLSRLSETSSADESMSDVDSVPCSPLILPCSPLAAPGSVALYFTGMNEHERLHNNNTGEQKESESGGDSGYPSERRSEGDPNDHVDGRKMVAPPRVSANLNSYNPDSEWLTEEKWSFYHSSRAHVHRPSCVATEVERLSTLLQKKIGQSILGKVHLAMVRYHEAGRFCEKDEQWDQDSALFHLERAALCGELEAIVALGQCYLQLPHHILPDMELEDNAGNRMKGFKYLLQAAEAGDRSSMIIVARAFDNGVDLPADRKQNWGEAIHWYDSALNMTDYDEGGEFDGTQDEPRYLLLAREAEMYQEGGHNLTADPQRAGDLFTEAAEAAMAAMKGRLANQYYMKAEEAWALMEE from the exons ATGGAGGACGACCTGATGTTcagcatggaggaggaggaggaggagggcagcgCCAAGAGGCCCCCTGTCCGACGCAGGGTCAACAGTCAGCGGGCCTCTTCCTTCAGTGATGCCAATGCCAGTGACGACGATGACGAGGACCACTTCATCTGCCCAATCCTGGACGACTCTGCCAAAGAAATCTGTCACTACCTGAAGGATCTGGTTCACAACCGGCAGCTGTCAAACTCTCTTCCTAAAACCAACTTTGTGTTCAAG AATGAAACAGAGGCAGAACCTCGGTCGTACAGGGTTTTGTCTGAGAGCGCACGG GAAACGTGGAAACATGCGATCGAAAAGGCAAAGGCCATGCCCGACCCCTGGGCACAGTTTCATCTGGAGGACATCAAGACTGAAACCTGCGTTCGTTACAG GTACAATGCCATCACAGGAGAGTGGGCTCAGGACCAGGTCCACATCAAGATGGCCTCCCAG CCGTTTGGAAAAGGGGCCATGAGGGAGTGCTTCAGAAC GAAGAAGTTGTCGAATTTCTCACACAGCAGCAACTGGAAGTCGGCATCTAATTATGTGGCAAAGCGTTACATGGAGACGGTGGACAGAAATGTTTACTTTGAGGACGTCAGGCTGCAGATGGAGGCCAAACTCTGGGGAGAGGAGTACAGCCGCCACCGACCTCCCAAGCAG GTGGACATCATGCAGATGTGTGTGGTGGAGATGACAGACAGACCGGGTAAACCTCTCTTCCACCTGGAACATTACATCGAGGGCAAGTACATCAAATACAACTCCAACTCTGGCTTTGTGAGGGACGACAACATCCGACTGACTCCACAG GCCTTCAGTCACTTCACTTTTGAGCGATCGGGCCACCAGCTGATCGTGGTGGACATTCAAGGAGTCGGTGATCTCTACACCGACCCTCAGATCCACACGGAGAAGGGGACTGACTTTGGAGATGGAAATCTGG GTGTGCGAGGCATGGCGCTGTTCTTCCACTCCCACCTGTGTAACAAGATCTGCAAGAGCATGGGCCTGACGCCTTTTGACCTTTCCCCTGCGGAGAGGTCCCAGCTGGACTCCACCAACAAACTGCTt AAGTCGGCCCAGACGGTGCTGAGAGGCTGCGAGGAGCCCTGCGGTTCTCCTCGTGTTCGGACCATGTCAGGAAGCCGGGCGCCTCCGCTGTTATCCCGCCTGTCTGAGACGTCGTCTGCAGACGAGAGCATGAGCGACGTGGACTCGGTCCCCTGCTCCCCTCTCATCCTCCCCTGCTCCCCCCTGGCTGCACCTGGATCTGTGG CCTTATATTTTACTGGGATGAATGAACATGAAAGACTCCACAATAACAACACTGGTGAACAAAAG GAATCTGAGAGCGGCGGAGACAGCGGCTACCCCAGCGAGAGGAGGAGTGAAGGCGACCCGAATGACCACGTAGACGGG AGGAAGATGGTAGCTCCTCCAAGAGTCTCTGCAAATTTAAATTCATACAATCCTGACAGCGAATGG CTGACGGAGGAGAAGTGGAGCTTCTACCATTCGTCTCGCGCTCACGTCCACCGTCCTTCCTGCGTGGCCACTGAGGTGGAGAGACTCAGCACTCTGCTGCAGAAGAAGATTGGCCAGTCAATCCTCGGAAAG GTCCACCTGGCGATGGTGCGGTACCATGAGGCGGGTCGGTTCTGCGAGAAGGACGAGCAGTGGGATCAGGACTCGGCCCTGTTCCACCTGGAGAGGGCTGCGCTGTGTGGAGAGCTGGAGGCCATCGTAGCCTTGGGACAGTGCTATCTGCAGCTGCCTCACCACATACTGCCGGACATGGAGCTGGAG GATAATGCAGGAAACCGGATGAAAGGTTTTAAGTatctgctgcaggctgctgaggcTGGCGACAGATCGTCTATGATCATAGTGGCCAGAGCCTTTGATAATGGGGTCGATCTGCCAGCTGATAG AAAGCAGAACTGGGGGGAAGCAATTCACTGGTACGACAGTGCGTTGAACATGACAGACTATGACGAAGGTGGAGAGTTCGATGGGACGCAGGATGAACCTCGGTACCTGCTGCTGgccagagaggcagagatgtaCCAAGAGGGAGGCCACAACCTCACCGCTGACCCTCAGAGAGCAG GTGATCTGtttacagaagcagcagaagctgCCATGGCAGCCATGAAGGGTCGACTGGCTAACCAGTACTACATGAAAGCTGAAGAAGCCTGGGCGCTGATGGAGGAGTAA